One window from the genome of Fulvivirga lutea encodes:
- a CDS encoding family 16 glycosylhydrolase — protein sequence MPNKPLLVLLVNILFCFKIDAQTCTTGATGAVPSNGDYVLIWADEFDADGAVCSDNWHHQTQLIQGDSWANGERQHYTDEITNSFVENGFLTITAKKESYFDQGVTKDYTSARLNSKFAFTYGKVEVRAKLPEGIGTWPAIWTLGTNINEDGGYWDDNIDEVNWPACGEIDIMEHWGDNQNVISSALHTPSSFGGTVNYGSTIGSDVSNTFHVYSMIWDENQIEFSMDGIPFYTYNPATKNDATWPFYRQQYLLLNVAIAANVVPEFMESSMVIDYVRVYQNYDEDETDNLPIPLVSAPQPTNSAVDVLSLFSDSYTNIPDVTFANPEREVYSDVVDIDSNPTLRYLDINNQLVDLSTNLLDVSNQDYLNFDYWSPNTTELNLVFIDQNGNESSHEIAIALEDWQGVTIATTDISGTVNTTALEQIRFEGNGTVYLDNLYFFIDPDDDTPDPVPQTITFNPVPDISIDEGSFELEASASSGLDVEFTTFSTELEIVGSIATLLRPGTVVVTAEQPGNDEYLPAESITHIFCVYPSKPVITQSENSTDIILESSSEVGNRWYLNGNILGNEKNQTLNVEEDGFYTVQVTIDACKSPFSDEYSTLITSVNSRENRSIKVFPNPATDIIQIEYINELENIVLMDAMGRSLPINPIKKSNKIVVDIEFLPDGIYYLHVTESSHNQVFRISKR from the coding sequence TTGCCTAATAAACCTCTACTTGTACTCTTAGTAAATATTCTATTTTGTTTTAAGATAGATGCTCAAACCTGTACCACGGGAGCAACAGGAGCCGTTCCATCTAATGGCGACTATGTTCTAATATGGGCAGATGAGTTTGATGCTGATGGAGCAGTGTGCTCAGATAATTGGCATCATCAAACTCAACTAATACAGGGCGACAGTTGGGCGAATGGAGAAAGGCAACATTACACGGATGAAATCACTAATTCATTTGTTGAAAACGGATTTTTAACGATCACAGCTAAAAAAGAATCTTATTTTGATCAGGGTGTAACTAAAGACTATACTTCGGCAAGACTAAACTCAAAGTTTGCCTTTACTTATGGTAAAGTAGAAGTTAGAGCAAAGCTACCTGAAGGAATAGGTACTTGGCCAGCCATATGGACACTTGGTACTAATATCAATGAAGATGGCGGCTATTGGGACGATAACATAGATGAAGTAAACTGGCCTGCTTGCGGTGAAATTGATATCATGGAGCATTGGGGAGATAATCAAAATGTTATTAGTAGCGCCTTGCATACACCTTCCAGCTTCGGAGGAACTGTTAATTATGGTTCAACCATAGGATCAGACGTAAGCAATACATTTCATGTCTATTCGATGATTTGGGATGAAAATCAAATTGAATTTTCAATGGATGGTATTCCTTTTTACACTTACAATCCGGCTACTAAAAATGATGCTACATGGCCTTTTTACAGACAACAATACCTGCTTTTAAATGTAGCTATTGCGGCCAATGTTGTACCTGAGTTTATGGAAAGCTCAATGGTAATAGATTATGTTCGTGTTTATCAAAATTACGATGAGGATGAAACTGATAACTTACCAATTCCATTAGTTTCAGCACCTCAACCTACCAATAGTGCTGTAGATGTTCTGTCCTTATTCAGCGATTCCTACACCAACATACCTGATGTGACATTTGCCAATCCCGAGCGGGAAGTTTATTCAGATGTTGTGGATATTGATTCAAATCCCACTTTAAGGTACTTGGATATTAATAATCAACTAGTCGATTTATCGACAAACCTTCTAGATGTATCAAATCAGGACTATTTAAATTTTGATTACTGGTCTCCCAATACCACAGAATTGAACCTCGTATTTATTGATCAAAATGGTAACGAATCGTCTCATGAAATAGCTATAGCATTAGAAGATTGGCAAGGCGTTACTATTGCTACAACTGATATTTCAGGTACAGTAAATACAACTGCTTTAGAGCAAATTAGGTTTGAAGGAAATGGAACCGTTTACTTAGATAACCTTTATTTCTTTATTGATCCGGATGATGATACACCCGATCCGGTACCGCAAACAATTACATTTAATCCTGTACCTGACATAAGCATCGATGAAGGATCATTTGAACTTGAGGCAAGTGCCAGCTCAGGGTTGGACGTTGAGTTTACAACATTTTCCACTGAATTAGAAATTGTAGGTTCAATCGCAACATTATTAAGACCTGGAACTGTAGTGGTTACTGCAGAACAACCCGGTAATGATGAATATTTGCCTGCTGAGTCTATCACTCATATATTCTGCGTGTACCCTTCTAAACCTGTTATCACCCAATCAGAAAATAGCACTGATATAATTCTTGAATCGAGCAGTGAAGTTGGGAATCGTTGGTATTTAAATGGTAATATCTTGGGTAATGAAAAAAATCAGACACTTAACGTTGAAGAAGATGGCTTTTATACAGTTCAAGTCACAATAGATGCTTGTAAAAGCCCATTTTCTGATGAATATTCTACACTCATTACAAGTGTGAATTCTAGAGAGAACAGGTCAATCAAGGTATTTCCAAATCCTGCAACCGATATTATTCAAATTGAATACATTAACGAGCTCGAAAATATTGTTTTGATGGATGCTATGGGCAGATCATTACCAATCAATCCAATAAAAAAATCGAATAAGATTGTTGTTGATATCGAGTTTTTACCTGATGGAATTTATTATTTGCATGTTACTGAGAGTAGTCATAATCAGGTTTTTAGAATCAGTAAGAGATAG
- a CDS encoding tetratricopeptide repeat protein, with product MSANRWLIFLVVLALTTNIRSQSLQDIINQVDTIANPNIVRSVLMGQFSIVENYDDSLQAKFYFQLGISYGMLYKTDSAQLFLDKAVNKAKKSNAVLTEIGSLNALGNVARITSDNEDAKKHFENALKLATSKNTLEYLRWQSKLLGNIAGIFFELKDPKSALAYSKRGLAISRQIGDKKEIATNLIRLGYCYNALNKTDSALSVNREATGLLETTKDSLGLIYQYYNMANIHKSMNDAGLAKDYYNNAIDLAQRFGEAETEVGSLNELADIAIQSGEYQKARELLDKSIEVSKGNNMLFGLRRSYQLAYQADKRRLDYPSAIENLETYYQLNDSIQKTETLKSIEEFKVKYETAEKEKEILAAKREIEAKERFETFLMIVIAIIVVFGTIAIILLVQRFKLRRALLSQEIDTLRVQINSLFQGGIKELDVTLDDINSKLYQPLSTREFEILQEAISEKTNREIAETLYVSVNTVKYHLRNVYEKLGVSNRMEALEKILPKNS from the coding sequence ATGTCTGCTAATCGTTGGCTTATATTCCTTGTTGTTCTAGCATTAACCACCAATATAAGGAGCCAATCGCTTCAAGATATAATTAATCAGGTAGATACCATTGCCAATCCAAACATCGTTCGCTCAGTTTTAATGGGTCAATTTTCGATAGTAGAAAATTATGATGACAGTTTGCAGGCAAAATTTTATTTTCAATTAGGCATTTCATATGGAATGCTTTATAAAACTGATTCAGCCCAGCTATTCTTAGATAAAGCTGTGAATAAAGCCAAAAAATCAAACGCTGTTCTCACAGAAATTGGCTCTTTAAACGCGCTGGGCAATGTAGCCAGAATAACCAGTGATAATGAAGATGCCAAGAAACATTTCGAAAATGCATTGAAATTAGCTACCAGTAAAAATACGTTAGAGTACTTGAGGTGGCAATCAAAACTTCTGGGCAATATAGCAGGCATATTTTTCGAATTAAAAGACCCGAAATCAGCTTTGGCCTATTCAAAAAGAGGATTAGCAATATCAAGGCAAATCGGTGATAAAAAGGAGATCGCAACTAATCTGATCAGGTTAGGATATTGCTACAACGCACTTAACAAAACGGACAGTGCCTTATCTGTAAATCGAGAAGCAACGGGTCTGCTAGAGACTACAAAAGACAGCCTTGGACTGATCTATCAGTATTATAATATGGCCAACATCCATAAGTCAATGAATGATGCCGGTTTGGCTAAAGACTATTATAATAATGCAATTGATCTTGCCCAAAGGTTTGGCGAAGCAGAAACTGAGGTAGGTAGTTTAAATGAGCTGGCGGATATTGCAATCCAGTCAGGTGAGTATCAGAAAGCGCGCGAACTTTTGGACAAGTCCATAGAAGTTTCCAAAGGCAACAACATGCTGTTTGGATTAAGAAGATCCTATCAGCTGGCCTATCAGGCAGACAAAAGAAGACTGGACTATCCTTCAGCAATTGAAAATTTGGAGACGTATTACCAGTTGAATGATTCTATTCAAAAGACTGAGACACTCAAAAGCATCGAGGAGTTCAAGGTAAAATACGAAACGGCAGAAAAAGAGAAGGAAATTCTTGCTGCCAAGCGTGAGATTGAAGCCAAGGAACGCTTCGAAACTTTTCTTATGATAGTAATCGCCATTATAGTGGTCTTTGGTACCATTGCCATCATACTGCTTGTTCAGCGTTTTAAACTTCGCAGGGCTTTATTATCGCAAGAAATTGATACCCTACGTGTTCAGATAAACAGTTTGTTCCAGGGAGGAATAAAAGAACTGGATGTTACGCTCGATGATATCAATTCTAAATTGTATCAACCATTGTCAACCAGAGAATTTGAAATACTACAGGAAGCTATTTCTGAAAAGACCAATCGGGAGATTGCAGAAACACTTTATGTTTCTGTGAATACTGTGAAGTATCATCTCAGAAATGTGTACGAAAAATTAGGCGTTTCGAATCGCATGGAAGCCCTGGAAAAAATACTGCCCAAAAATTCATAA